One window from the genome of Lachancea thermotolerans CBS 6340 chromosome B complete sequence encodes:
- the ILV3 gene encoding dihydroxy-acid dehydratase ILV3 (highly similar to uniprot|P39522 Saccharomyces cerevisiae YJR016C ILV3 Dihydroxyacid dehydratase catalyzes third step in the common pathway leading to biosynthesis of branched-chain amino acids), translated as MGFLGRLSSTETRRCFSNTRNVYKKLNKYSYIITEPKDQGASQAMLFATGFKQEDFNKPQVGVGSCWWSGNPCNMHLLDFNHRITASVEKAGLKGMQFNTIGVSDGISMGTKGMRYSLQSREIIADSFETIMMAQHYDANIAIPSCDKNMPGVLMAMGRHNRPSIMVYGGTILPGHPSCGSQNIPKNIDVVSAFQSYGQYLSKSFTENERQDVVKNACPGPGSCGGMYTANTMASVAEVLGITLPNSSSHPAVSKEKLAECDSIGEAIKKTMELGITPRDIMTKEAFLNAITYVVATGGSTNAVLHMVAVAQSAGVKITPDDFQRISDKTPLLGDFKPSGKYVMADLIKVGGTQSVIKFLYEEGFLNGNTMTVTGETLEQRAAKAAPLPEGQDIIKPISQPIKPQGHLQILYGSLAPGGAVGKITGKEGTYFKGKARVFDEEAGFIHALERGEIKKGEKTVVVIRYEGPKGGPGMPEMLKPSSALMGYGLGKDVALLTDGRFSGGSHGFLIGHIVPEAAEGGPIALVKDGDEIIIDSNNNKIDVCVSEEELAQRKTQWQEPAPRYARGTLSKYRKLVSNASLGCVTDGDN; from the coding sequence atgGGGTTCCTAGGAAGGTTATCCAGCACTGAGACTCGGAGGTGTTTCTCAAACACACGCAATGTttacaagaagctcaaTAAGTACTCCTACATCATCACGGAGCCAAAAGACCAGGGTGCGTCCCAGGCGATGCTTTTCGCTACCGGCTTCAAGCAAGaggacttcaacaagcCACAGGTCGGTGTGGGCTCGTGCTGGTGGTCAGGCAACCCATGTAACATGCACTTGCTAGACTTCAACCATAGGATCACCGCGTCCGTGGAGAAGGCCGGGCTCAAGGGTATGCAGTTCAACACAATTGGTGTGTCGGACGGTATCTCGATGGGTACCAAGGGTATGCGTTACTCGCTGCAGAGCAGAGAGATCATCGCAGACTCCTTCGAGACCATCATGATGGCGCAGCACTACGACGCGAACATCGCAATTCCCTCGTGTGACAAGAACATGCCCGGTGTTCTGATGGCCATGGGAAGACACAACCGTCCCTCCATCATGGTCTACGGTGGTACCATCCTGCCCGGTCACCCCAGCTGTGGGTCGCAGAACATCCCCAAGAACATTGACGTTGTCTCTGCGTTCCAGTCCTACGGCCAGTACCTGTCCAAGTCTTTCACCGAGAACGAGCGCCAAGACGTCGTGAAGAACGCGTGCCCCGGCCCCGGCTCGTGCGGTGGTATGTACACTGCCAACACCATGGCCTCCGTTGCCGAGGTGCTCGGTATAACCCTGCCAAACAGTTCCTCGCACCCTGCTGTGTCCAAGGAGAAGCTTGCCGAGTGTGACTCCATTGGTgaggccatcaagaagaccatGGAGCTGGGTATCACCCCACGTGACATCATGACCAAAGAGGCCTTCCTCAATGCAATCACCTACGTCGTGGCCACCGGTGGCTCCACCAACGCCGTCCTGCACATGGTCGCCGTTGCTCAGTCTGCCGGCGTGAAGATTACCCCCGACGACTTCCAGCGCATCAGCGACAAGACTCCTTTGCTGGGTGACTTCAAGCCTTCCGGTAAGTACGTCATGGCCGACTTGATCAAGGTCGGTGGTACCCAGTCTGTCATCAAGTTCCTATACGAAGAGGGTTTCTTGAACGGAAACACCATGACCGTCACTGGTGAGACCCTGGAGCAGCGTGCTGCCAAGGCCGCGCCTCTGCCAGAGGGCCAGGATATCATCAAGCCCATCTCGCAACCTATCAAGCCACAAGGTCATCTCCAGATCTTGTACGGTTCCCTGGCTCCAGGCGGTGCCGTCGGTAAAATCACCGGTAAGGAAGGTACCTACTTCAAGGGTAAGGCTCGTGTTTTCGACGAAGAAGCAGGCTTCATTCACGCTCTGGAAAGAGGCGAAATCAAGAAGGGCGAGAAGACTGTCGTTGTTATCAGATACGAGGGTCCAAAGGGTGGCCCAGGTATGCCAGAAATGTTGAAGCCATCTTCTGCTCTTATGGGCTATGGTTTGGGTAAGGACGTTGCCCTCTTGACTGACGGTAGATTTTCTGGTGGTTCCCACGGGTTCTTGATCGGCCACATTGTTCCCGAGGCCGCTGAGGGTGGTCCAATTGCCCTTGTCAAGGACGGCGATGAGATCATCATCGactccaacaacaacaagatCGACGTTTGTGTCTCCGAGGAAGAACTCGCCCAGCGTAAAACCCAGTGGCAGGAACCTGCTCCCCGCTACGCTAGGGGCACCCTGTCCAAGTACAGAAAGTTGGTTTCCAACGCCTCTCTGGGGTGTGTCACTGACGGTGACAACTGA
- the YCH1 gene encoding phosphatase YCH1 (similar to uniprot|P42937 YGR203W Saccharomyces cerevisiae Probable protein tyrosine phosphatase of the CDC25-like phosphatase family), with the protein MNSRSVAAIRYVDAAELFQWIKRGTTGAGEPFQVIDVRGSDYIGGHIVNGWNYPYRELRDGGARMEELMQRLRSAAGAAGAQPINCVFHCAQSQQRGPSAAMKFLRSVADEDLARMRVCVLRGGFNHWQAEYGEDASVTEAYVPDLWRM; encoded by the coding sequence ATGAACTCGCGATCTGTAGCGGCGATCCGCTATGTGGACGCCGCAGAGCTGTTCCAGTGGATTAAGCGCGGCACCACGGGCGCCGGCGAGCCCTTCCAGGTGATAGACGTGCGAGGCAGCGATTATATAGGTGGACATATAGTGAACGGGTGGAACTACCCATACCGCGAGCTGCGCGACGGCGGGGCGCGGATGGAGGAGCTGATGCAGCGGCTGCGAAGCGCCGCGGGTGCCGCGGGCGCGCAGCCGATCAATTGCGTGTTCCACTGTGCGCAGTCGCAGCAGCGCGGGCCCTCGGCCGCGATGAAGTTCCTGCGCAGCGTGGCGGACGAGGACCTGGCGCGGATGCGCGTGTGCGTGCTGCGTGGCGGGTTCAACCACTGGCAGGCCGAGTACGGCGAGGACGCGAGCGTGACGGAGGCGTACGTGCCGGACCTGTGGCGTATGTAG
- the PCT1 gene encoding choline-phosphate cytidylyltransferase (weakly similar to uniprot|P13259 Saccharomyces cerevisiae YGR202C PCT1 Cholinephosphate cytidylyltransferase, also known as CTP:phosphocholine cytidylyltransferase), with protein sequence MAKDSSQGSLKSRLSSGSLTNLFKLNRKRRLDDEDSDSAASHSGESGSESRSETKKRRRSAGEASEPQQGMDKQQQEQEREWDAALPEELRKFRPVGFPLNLPPTDRPVRVYADGVFDLFHLGHMKQLEQCKKCMPNVTLICGVPSDRITHKLKGLTVLSDVQRYETLRHCRWVDEVVEDAPWCVTPEFLEQHRIDYVAHDDLPYAAADSDDIYRPIKQMGKFVATQRTDGISTSDIITRIIRDYDKYLMRNFARGATRRELNVSWLKKNELEFKKHIQDFRSYFKKSHDSINHASKDLYVEVREMLLRKTLGKKVYSKLAGQDRPQQALRGSSPASEFARTFTDHHGGANALESSHESSHEGSREDSHDYDDQEDHNDDDDDDDGSESDRANEKERENDDSSYKDTDSSGSSRRTRRARHAGGR encoded by the coding sequence ATGGCCAAGGATTCCAGTCAAGGGTCTTTAAAATCGCGCCTGAGCAGCGGATCGCTCACAAACCTGTTCAAACTTAACCGCAAGCGTCGGctggacgacgaggactcCGATTCGGCGGCGTCGCACTCTGGAGAGTCTGGCAGCGAGTCGCGCAGCgagacgaagaagaggcggCGATCGGCGGGCGAGGCCAGCGAGCCGCAGCAGGGGATGgacaagcagcagcaggaacAAGAGCGCGAGTGGGACGCGGCGCTCCCTGAAGAGCTCCGCAAGTTCCGGCCCGTGGGGTTCCCGTTGAACCTGCCGCCCACGGATCGCCCCGTGCGCGTGTACGCGGACGGTGTGTTCGATCTGTTCCACCTGGGCCACATGAAGCAGCTCGAGCAGTGCAAGAAGTGCATGCCCAACGTGACGCTGATCTGCGGCGTGCCCTCAGACCGCATCACGCACAAGCTGAAGGGCCTGACCGTGCTGTCGGACGTGCAGCGGTACGAGACACTGAGACACTGCCGGTGGGTCGACGAGGTCGTGGAGGACGCGCCCTGGTGCGTGACCCCGGAGTTCCTGGAGCAGCACCGCATCGACTACGTGGCGCACGACGACCTGCCCTACGCGGCCGCGGACAGCGACGACATCTACCGCCCGATCAAGCAGATGGGCAAGTTCGTCGCCACGCAGCGCACGGACGGCATCTCCACCAGCGACATCATCACCCGCATCATCCGTGACTACGACAAGTACCTGATGCGCAACTTCGCGCGCGGCGCCACGCGCCGCGAGCTCAACGTATCCTGgctcaagaagaacgaGCTTGaattcaagaagcacaTCCAGGACTTCCGCTCCTACTTCAAGAAGAGCCACGATTCCATCAACCACGCTTCCAAGGACCTCTACGTCGAGGTCCGCGAGAtgctgctgcgcaagaCCCTCGGCAAGAAGGTCTACTCCAAGCTGGCCGGTCAGGACCGCCCGCAGCAGGCCCTCAGAGGCTCCTCGCCCGCAAGCGAGTTCGCACGCACCTTCACCGACCACCACGGCGGCGCCAACGCGCTCGAGAGCTCCCACGAGAGCTCCCACGAAGGCTCCCGCGAGGACTCCCACGACTACGACGACCAAGAAGACCACAAcgacgatgatgacgacgacgatggCAGTGAATCCGACCGCGCCAACGAAAAAGAGCGCGAAAACGACGATTCTAGCTACAAAGACACGGACAGCAGCGGCTCATCCCGCCGTACCCGTCGCGCCCGCCACGCCGGTGGCCGTTGA
- the TES1 gene encoding palmitoyl-CoA hydrolase (similar to uniprot|P41903 Saccharomyces cerevisiae YJR019C TES1 Thioesterase peroxisomal acyl-CoA thioesterase) has protein sequence MSSLKTLLRLTRISETKFVSPAAAPPPGGSGVFGGTLVAQSLWAAIQTSGQAFEPSSLHCYFIVRGDTSVRITYNVEVLRQGTNFVHRQVRAYQLDKLIFVASVLLHKTSAFEGPEDDRSRARDVRHVTKADGLYPLEDTVPADDLFRSQVLENIDRYSRLDRAWSDPQFTHPFLERFTSGPVEYRFPRDVFNSGAYHEGPAEDHLDHLDYYQRVREPLEGSEAPEDSLSSSELSDPRFNYVAFAYLSDAYLLLMLPYFHQLPLYCSRFSVSLDHTIHFHQRPPVYDWMALRVTNPRSRRGKHLVNGDYFNAASKSLIASVRQEGLVVYDSPSGIRARF, from the coding sequence ATGAGCTCGTTAAAAACGCTTTTGAGACTAACCCGAATTTCGGAAACTAAGTTCGTTAGTCCCGCAGCCGCGCCGCCTCCGGGAGGCAGCGGTGTTTTTGGTGGTACGCTTGTAGCGCAGTCGCTGTGGGCCGCTATCCAGACCTCCGGGCAGGCGTTCGAGCCCAGCTCTCTGCACTGTTATTTCATCGTCAGAGGTGATACAAGTGTGCGCATCACATACAATGTGGAGGTTCTGCGCCAGGGCACCAACTTCGTGCACCGCCAGGTGCGGGCGTACCAGCTCGACAAGCTTATATTTGTGGCGAGCGTGTTGCTGCATAAGACCTCAGCGTTCGAGGGCCCCGAGGATGACAGATCGCGTGCACGCGACGTGAGGCACGTGACAAAGGCTGACGGCTTGTACCCGCTCGAGGACACTGTCCCTGCGGATGACCTGTTCCGCAGCCAGGTGCTCGAGAATATAGATAGGTACTCGCGGCTCGACCGCGCGTGGTCCGACCCGCAGTTTACACACCCATTTTTGGAGAGGTTTACGTCGGGGCCTGTCGAGTACCGATTCCCACGTGACGTCTTCAACTCTGGCGCGTACCATGAGGGGCCAGCTGAGGACCACCTGGATCACCTCGACTACTACCAGCGTGTGAGAGAACCCCTAGAAGGCAGCGAGGCCCCTGAGGACTCGCTGTCTTCATCAGAGCTCAGCGATCCAAGATTCAATTATGTTGCGTTCGCATACTTGTCGGATGCGTATTTGCTACTAATGCTGCCCTACTTTCACCAGCTTCCGCTCTATTGCTCCCGTTTCAGCGTGTCGCTAGATCACACTATCCATTTCCACCAGCGCCCTCCAGTTTACGACTGGATGGCGCTCCGAGTGACTAACCCTCGCTCCAGACGCGGCAAACATTTAGTGAATGGTGACTACTTTAACGCTGCCAGCAAGTCCCTGATAGCATCTGTCCGCCAGGAAGGGCTTGTTGTCTACGACAGTCCCTCCGGCATCCGGGCGCGCTTTTAG
- the ESS1 gene encoding peptidylprolyl isomerase ESS1 (similar to uniprot|P22696 Saccharomyces cerevisiae YJR017C ESS1 Peptidylprolyl-cis/trans-isomerase (PPIase) specific for phosphorylated serine and threonine residues N-terminal to proline), whose amino-acid sequence MSSGLPEPWTVRFSKSKRREYFFHPETKQSQWEEPEGTDHQQLKQYLADHPLRVRCLHLLIKHKDSRRPASHRSEHITLSKDEALQELAAYQQRLEQGERFEDLARERSDCSSFKRGGDLGFFARGEMQPAFESVAFALPVSAVSAPVDTDSGVHLIKRVA is encoded by the coding sequence ATGTCGAGCGGCCTACCCGAACCCTGGACCGTCCGCTTCAGCAAATCCAAGCGCAGGGAGTACTTCTTCCACCCCGAGACCAAGCAGTCGCAGTGGGAGGAGCCCGAGGGCACCGACcaccagcagctcaagCAGTACCTCGCAGATCACCCGCTGCGTGTGCGCTGTCTGCACCTGCTCATCAAGCACAAGGACTCGCGGCGGCCTGCGTCGCACCGCTCCGAGCACATCACGCTGTCCAAAGATGAGGCGCTGCAAGAGCTGGCCGCGTACCAGCAGCGGCTCGAGCAGGGCGAGCGCTTCGAGGACCTGGCGCGTGAGCGCAGCGACTGCTCGTCGTTCAAGCGCGGCGGCGACCTGGGCTTCTTCGCGCGCGGCGAGATGCAGCCCGCGTTCGAGTCCGTCGCCTTCGCGCTGCCCGTGAGCGCGGTCTCCGCGCCTGTCGACACCGACAGCGGCGTCCACCTCATCAAGCGCGTTGCCTAA
- a CDS encoding KLTH0B01518p (no similarity) — protein MLAARRRRQDTHHCVRNWSNLLNISSHPTVLDLNFSFGYKQARNRPGSASHRPEAAPLRCDCAHRRVGALARTLSHCASRCHSFLASLSNILHLRATNRVARTRKTCIAQEYII, from the coding sequence ATGCTCGCTgcgcggcgccgccgccaagACACTCATCACTGTGTACGAAACTGGTCCAATTTACTCAATATCAGTAGTCATCCAACGGTTCTTgacttgaacttctcaTTTGGCTACAAACAGGCGAGAAACAGGCCAGGTAGCGCGTCCCACAGGCCAGAAGCAGCTCCGTTACGTTGCGACTGCGCGCACCGGCGCGTAGGCGCACTGGCGCGGACTCTGAGCCACTGCGCCTCGCGCTGTCACAGTTTTCTTGCAAGCTTGTCAAACATCCTTCATCTCAGAGCTACTAATCGCGTCGCTCGCACGCGAAAAACGTGTATAGCACAGGAGTACATAATATAG
- the ADE3 gene encoding trifunctional formate-tetrahydrofolate ligase/methenyltetrahydrofolate cyclohydrolase/methylenetetrahydrofolate dehydrogenase ADE3 (similar to uniprot|P07245 Saccharomyces cerevisiae YGR204W ADE3 Cytoplasmic trifunctional enzyme C1-tetrahydrofolate synthase involved in single carbon metabolism and required for biosynthesis of purines thymidylate methionine and histidine): MVASLIDGKAIAKTIREEISQEIKTMSSGASGFRPTLAIFQVGNRPDSATYVRMKCKAAEDAGIEVRFVHLDEDVAEHTLLTQVQEMNEDSSVDGILVQLPLPGHIDEDKITSAVAARKDVDGFGAFNIGELNKKNGKPFFHPCTPEGIIELLVRNDVPIAGARALVIGRSDIVGSPVAELLKARDATVTVVHSKSKDIPDYVSKADIVVVAIGRPEFVKGAWFEGNSNCVVIDVGTNYVDDASKKSGYRCVGDVEFEAARQHVRLITPVPGGVGPMTVAMLMSNVFKAAKRSLEGEGKPAFEPLPLNLANPVPSDFEISRAQKPKEITQVAAEAGILPSELEPYGSTKAKVKLDILDRLGSRQNGKYVLVAGITPTPLGEGKSTTTVGLAQALGAHLKKTVFANVRQPSMGPTFGIKGGAAGGGYSQVIPMDEFNLHVTGDIHAISMANNLLAAAIDTRMFHEQTQKDAALYKRLVPSKRGVRKFTPTMLRRLEKLGINKEDPDSLTPEEITQFARLDIDPETITWKRVVDCNDRFLRGITIGEAPTERGFKRETGFDISVASECMAILALANSLSDMRERLGKIVIGASKSGVPVTCEDIGCAGAMTALLKDAVKPNIMQTLEGTPVFVHAGPFANISIGANSAISDKIALKLAGVDPTASEEVKKESQGYVVTEAGFDFTMGGERFLNIKCRSSGLVPDVVVIVATIRALKVHGGGPEVKADAPLPTEYLNENVDLLRKGCANLAKHITNVKAYNLPVVIAINKMSSDTEREHEVVREEALKAGADDALVSNHWEEGGKGAVDLAEGVIKACEQPNNKFKFLYETEGSSVEEKINTIAKEMYGAGSVEFLPEAQKKIDLYTKQGFSNLPICIAKTQYSLSHDANLKGVPTGFKFPIRDVRASVGAGYLYALAAEIQTIPGLPTHCGFMNIEVNEKGEIEGMF, encoded by the coding sequence ATGGTGGCCTCTCTCATTGACGGCAAAGCCATTGCCAAAACTATCCGCGAGGAAATTTCGCAGGAGATCAAAACGATGAGCTCCGGAGCCAGCGGGTTCCGCCCCACGCTGGCCATCTTCCAGGTGGGCAACCGCCCCGACTCCGCGACATACGTCAGAATGAAGTGCAAGGCGGCCGAAGACGCGGGCATCGAGGTGCGCTTCGTGCATCTCGACGAGGACGTCGCGGAGCACACTCTGCTGACGCAGGTGCAGGAGATGAACGAGGACTCCAGCGTGGACGGGATCCTGGTGCAGCTGCCGCTGCCCGGCCACATCGACGAGGACAAGATCACGTCTGCGGTCGCAGCACGCAAGGACGTGGACGGGTTCGGTGCATTCAACATCGgagagctcaacaagaagaacggTAAACCCTTCTTCCACCCCTGCACGCCAGAGGGCATCAttgagctgctggtgcGCAATGACGTACCCAtcgcgggcgcgcgcgcgctggtGATCGGCCGCTCCGACATCGTGGGCTCGCCCGTGGcggagctgctgaaggCGCGGGACGCCACGGTCACGGTGGTTCACTCCAAGTCGAAGGACATCCCCGACTACGTGTCCAAGGCCGACATCGTGGTGGTGGCTATCGGCCGCCCTGAGTTCGTGAAGGGCGCGTGGTTCGAGGGCAACAGCAACTGCGTGGTCATTGACGTGGGCACCAACTACGTCGACGACGCGTCCAAAAAGAGCGGCTACCGTTGTGTGGGCGACGTCGAATTCGAGGCCGCACGCCAGCACGTCAGGCTCATCACCCCGGTTCCGGGCGGAGTTGGCCCCATGACCGTAGCCATGTTGATGAGCAACGTCTTCAAGGCCGCCAAGCGTTCGCTTGAGGGCGAAGGCAAGCCTGCCTTTGAGCCGCTGCCTCTGAACCTCGCCAACCCAGTGCCATCCGATTTCGAGATCTCCAGAGCCCAGAAGCCCAAGGAGATCACGCAGGTCGCCGCCGAGGCTGGCATCCTGCCATCCGAGCTGGAGCCATACGGGTCCACCAAGGCCAAGGTCAAGCTCGACATCCTCGACCGTTTGGGATCGAGACAAAATGGTAAGTACGTGCTGGTCGCCGGTATCACCCCAACGCCGCTCGGCGAGGGTAAGTCTACCACGACCGTGGGTCTGGCTCAGGCTCTTGGCGCGCACCTTAAGAAGACCGTGTTCGCCAACGTCCGTCAGCCCTCCATGGGCCCAACTTTCGGTATCAAGGGTGGCGCCGCTGGTGGTGGCTACTCTCAGGTCATTCCAATGGATGAGTTCAACCTGCACGTCACTGGCGACATCCACGCTATTTCCATGGCTAACAACTTGCTGGCCGCTGCTATCGACACCCGTATGTTCCATGAGCAGACCCAGAAGGACGCCGCGCTATACAAGAGACTTGTTCCATCGAAGCGCGGTGTCAGAAAGTTCACTCCTACTATGTTGAGAAGACTCGAGAAATTGGGGATCAACAAGGAGGATCCTGACTCTTTGACTCCTGAGGAAATCACACAGTTCGCGCGTTTGGACATCGACCCCGAAACCATCACCTGGAAGAGAGTGGTTGACTGTAACGACAGATTCCTAAGAGGAATCACCATCGGCGAGGCGCCAACCGAGCGTGGCTTCAAGCGCGAAACTGGTTTCGACATTTCCGTCGCTTCCGAGTGTATGGCTATCCTGGCTTTGGCCAACTCCTTGTCCGACATGAGAGAAAGATTGGGCAAAATTGTCATTGGTGCTTCCAAGAGCGGCGTCCCTGTCACTTGCGAGGACATCGGTTGCGCTGGCGCTATGACCGCTTTGCTAAAGGATGCCGTCAAGCCCAACATCATGCAAACCTTGGAAGGTACTCCAGTTTTCGTTCACGCCGGTCCTTTCGCCAACATCTCTATTGGTGCAAACTCCGCCATCTCTGACAAGATCGCTCTAAAGCTCGCGGGTGTTGACCCAACTGCCTCCGAGGAAGTAAAGAAGGAGAGCCAAGGTTACGTGGTTACCGAGGCAGGCTTCGACTTTACCATGGGTGGTGAGCGTTTCTTGAACATAAAGTGCCGCTCTTCGGGACTCGTCCCCGACGTCGTTGTCATTGTGGCTACCATTCGTGCCCTCAAGGTCCACGGTGGTGGTCCAGAGGTCAAGGCTGATGCCCCATTGCCTACTGAGTACCTAAATGAGAACGTCGACTTGTTGAGGAAGGGCTGCGCTAACTTGGCCAAGCATATTACCAACGTCAAGGCCTACAACCTGCCTGTGGTCATTGCCATCAACAAGATGTCATCTGACACTGAGCGTGAACACGAAGTCGTCAGAGAAgaggctttgaaggctGGTGCCGATGACGCTCTTGTGTCTAACCACTGGGAAGAAGGTGGTAAGGGCGCTGTTGACCTCGCTGAGGGTGTCATCAAGGCGTGTGAACAGCCTaacaacaaattcaagttcttgtaCGAGACTGAAGGTTCCTCGGTCGAGGAAAAGATCAACACCATCGCCAAGGAGATGTACGGTGCCGGTTCAGTTGAATTTTTGCCAGaggctcaaaagaagattgATCTCTACACCAAGCAAGGTTTTAGCAATCTTCCAATTTGCATTGCCAAGACTCAATACTCCCTATCTCACGACGCGAACCTGAAGGGTGTGCCAACGGGTTTCAAGTTCCCAATTCGTGATGTCCGCGCTTCTGTGGGTGCTGGCTACTTGTATGCGCTAGCAGCTGAGATTCAAACAATTCCTGGTCTGCCCACTCACTGTGGCTTCATGAACATTGAGGTCAACGAGAAGGGCGAGATCGAGGGAATGTTCTAA